The Mesorhizobium sp. M1D.F.Ca.ET.043.01.1.1 genome contains a region encoding:
- a CDS encoding ABC transporter substrate-binding protein yields the protein MKTLLQLALAASIGIAFALPAIAAERGPVPEGQKAAYERVDPQLPIGPSPLVNFKPKKGPPWKIGYASNYAGNGWRAAIMDEFTNKLLPKYKAAGLVSDFVVTQSELKDTVQIQQMRQMVDDGVDAIIICCSNVTALNQTIEYAHDKGVPVISFSGYVTSPLAINATENAVQNGYIAGEWLAKEMGGKGNILLVSGIPGMATSDSFDLGAKEALADHPDVKIVGNVAGNWTDQVAQVEVQKFLATNPQQIDGILAQSSNENGVLNAVRQSGREMMPIVLGGEASAACFWRNTPDFISKSFHFWPPRADARLAWEVTLRVLEGQGPKNQSILRQALPYTIEDVNAALPKDCDPNSTDWIEPKGDDWATSGVLDAFFERPHDPLSWKP from the coding sequence ATGAAGACATTACTACAGCTCGCGCTTGCCGCATCGATCGGCATCGCCTTCGCGCTTCCGGCAATCGCCGCTGAACGTGGCCCCGTGCCGGAAGGTCAGAAGGCGGCGTATGAACGCGTCGACCCTCAGCTGCCGATAGGGCCGAGTCCCTTGGTGAACTTCAAGCCTAAGAAGGGGCCGCCTTGGAAAATAGGCTACGCCAGCAACTATGCCGGCAATGGTTGGCGCGCGGCCATCATGGATGAGTTCACCAACAAGCTTCTGCCGAAATACAAGGCGGCCGGTCTCGTCTCCGACTTCGTGGTAACGCAGTCGGAGCTCAAGGATACGGTGCAGATCCAGCAAATGCGCCAGATGGTCGATGACGGGGTCGACGCAATCATCATCTGCTGTTCCAACGTCACGGCCCTCAACCAGACGATCGAATACGCGCATGACAAAGGCGTCCCGGTGATTTCCTTTTCGGGTTATGTGACATCGCCCCTGGCCATCAACGCCACCGAAAACGCCGTGCAGAACGGCTATATCGCCGGCGAATGGCTAGCCAAGGAAATGGGGGGCAAGGGCAATATTCTTCTGGTGTCGGGCATCCCCGGCATGGCCACGTCCGACAGCTTTGACCTCGGCGCCAAGGAAGCGCTCGCCGACCATCCCGACGTCAAGATTGTCGGCAATGTCGCAGGCAACTGGACCGATCAGGTTGCGCAGGTCGAGGTGCAGAAGTTCCTGGCCACAAATCCCCAGCAGATCGACGGCATCCTGGCCCAGTCATCGAATGAGAATGGCGTGCTCAACGCGGTTCGCCAGTCCGGCCGCGAAATGATGCCAATCGTGCTCGGCGGCGAGGCCTCGGCCGCATGCTTCTGGCGCAATACCCCCGATTTTATCAGCAAGAGCTTCCACTTCTGGCCGCCCCGTGCCGACGCCAGGCTAGCCTGGGAGGTCACGCTCCGAGTTCTCGAAGGCCAGGGCCCAAAGAACCAGTCAATCCTGCGTCAGGCCCTGCCCTACACCATTGAAGATGTGAACGCGGCTTTGCCGAAGGACTGCGACCCGAACTCGACCGACTGGATCGAGCCCAAGGGCGACGATTGGGCAACCTCCGGTGTGCTGGACGCCTTCTTCGAGAGACCGCATGATCCCCTAAGTTGGAAGCCTTGA
- a CDS encoding sugar ABC transporter ATP-binding protein → MDNGKNFIELNNIVKAFGETKALRGCSFSARGGEVHAIVGENGSGKSTLAKIISGVVREDAGNVRVLGGRPRNPIEAQTLGVATIFQEVLLADEASVADNLFVGADGFLTKRISAREKQSRTREMMRRFTGRDIPPWTRVGTLPLSVKQWIVIGRALLRQPKVLILDESSAALDLEATERLHHEISRLREVGACVVLVTHRIAELVRIADRATILRDGVAVGTLDKSALTEQNLLALMTPQDRQIASLDRRQSPVIKPPLMTMSSVQLTEKAQTFDFKIGPGQIVGVTGLDGQGHELFATAAAGISKLETGAPLMHLAGGAIQALRNATDADAFGVAYVSGDRKSDGIFPNLSIFENLAISLYRQNTGPLGLIRRKTLEQAFASEVRRLSIKTGHSSNKITSLSGGNQQKVLIGRAFARDPQLIVLNDPARGVDLGTKRDLYRELRNYADAGGAVIYLSSEIEEFLGFADRVDVFVNGSLFRSLEGDNIAEAPILSAMFGHADHAGLQAVTEGMVQ, encoded by the coding sequence GTGGACAATGGGAAAAACTTCATCGAGCTGAACAACATCGTCAAAGCGTTCGGCGAAACCAAAGCCCTGCGCGGCTGCAGCTTTTCTGCCCGTGGTGGGGAAGTGCATGCGATCGTTGGTGAAAACGGCAGCGGGAAAAGTACGCTCGCAAAGATCATTTCAGGCGTGGTGAGGGAAGACGCTGGCAACGTCAGGGTACTCGGCGGCCGTCCGCGCAATCCCATCGAAGCTCAAACGCTTGGCGTGGCCACGATCTTCCAGGAAGTCCTGCTGGCCGATGAAGCAAGCGTAGCGGACAACTTGTTTGTCGGCGCGGACGGATTCCTCACCAAAAGGATCTCCGCACGGGAGAAGCAGTCCCGCACGCGGGAAATGATGCGGCGCTTCACTGGGCGCGACATTCCGCCATGGACACGCGTCGGGACTTTGCCGCTCAGCGTCAAGCAATGGATCGTCATCGGCAGGGCGCTGTTGCGCCAGCCGAAGGTACTGATCCTGGATGAGTCTTCCGCTGCATTGGATCTCGAGGCGACCGAGCGCCTCCATCACGAAATCAGTCGATTACGCGAGGTCGGAGCCTGCGTGGTCCTGGTAACACATCGCATCGCGGAGTTGGTGCGCATCGCCGACAGGGCGACAATCCTCCGTGACGGCGTTGCGGTCGGAACGCTCGACAAGTCTGCGCTGACCGAGCAGAATCTGCTGGCCTTGATGACGCCGCAGGACCGTCAGATCGCCTCGCTTGATCGGCGCCAGTCCCCGGTGATTAAGCCACCGCTGATGACCATGTCCAGTGTGCAGCTGACCGAGAAGGCGCAGACTTTTGATTTCAAGATCGGTCCGGGGCAGATTGTCGGAGTGACCGGACTCGACGGTCAGGGTCACGAGCTGTTTGCCACAGCTGCAGCGGGTATTTCCAAGCTCGAAACCGGTGCACCGCTGATGCATTTGGCCGGTGGCGCGATCCAGGCTTTGCGCAATGCAACCGATGCGGACGCCTTCGGCGTCGCCTACGTATCAGGCGACAGGAAAAGCGACGGCATTTTTCCTAACCTCAGCATTTTTGAGAATCTCGCAATAAGTCTCTATCGCCAGAACACGGGCCCGCTTGGATTGATCAGGCGCAAAACTCTGGAACAGGCTTTTGCAAGCGAGGTGCGCAGGCTTTCCATCAAGACTGGCCATTCCTCCAACAAGATTACGTCGCTCAGCGGTGGCAACCAGCAAAAGGTCCTGATCGGCCGGGCATTCGCGCGGGATCCGCAATTGATCGTGCTTAACGATCCAGCCCGTGGCGTGGATCTTGGCACCAAACGCGACCTTTACCGCGAGCTGCGGAACTACGCCGACGCCGGCGGTGCGGTGATCTACCTCTCCAGCGAGATCGAGGAGTTTCTGGGCTTCGCTGATCGGGTCGACGTGTTCGTCAACGGCAGCCTGTTCCGATCCCTTGAAGGCGACAACATCGCGGAGGCTCCGATCCTGAGTGCCATGTTCGGCCATGCCGATCATGCCGGACTCCAAGCAGTGACCGAAGGAATGGTTCAATGA
- a CDS encoding ABC transporter permease, which yields MIRNNRALAIGVCLLLALTIAGSFLVPGFASVQNARSVLLLAAFLGLASLGQTMVALLGGLDLSIPYVIGAANILLPAMINAGLPAPIAITMILLLGLMVGAINGALSFRLQGQALIMSLGVGFTIVGATQIYTALGSATGGNVFAPIPAWLTNFAAFNGRTVGFPIPPVVVIWILVIIVTNFVVKRTWFGRSLYALGGSRNAAARLMINEFRLWVAVHAISGIMSAMTGVLLLGFSGGGYVAVGDPYLFTTVAAVVIGGTSLLGGAGGYGATVIGALVLTVLTSLLVGVGLSIPAQQAIVGLLLIPMVALYARMPHIRSQV from the coding sequence ATGATCCGAAACAATCGTGCCTTGGCCATCGGTGTCTGCCTTCTTCTCGCGCTTACTATTGCAGGATCGTTCCTCGTGCCAGGGTTTGCCTCGGTCCAGAATGCGCGTTCGGTCCTGCTGCTTGCAGCGTTTCTCGGATTGGCATCGCTAGGGCAGACTATGGTTGCCCTGCTTGGGGGGCTGGATCTCTCGATCCCGTATGTCATCGGCGCAGCCAACATCCTTTTGCCTGCGATGATCAATGCGGGGTTGCCGGCCCCCATCGCCATCACCATGATCCTGCTGCTTGGGCTGATGGTTGGTGCAATCAACGGAGCGCTCAGTTTCCGGCTTCAAGGCCAGGCCCTCATCATGTCTCTTGGGGTCGGCTTCACGATCGTCGGTGCGACGCAGATCTACACCGCGCTCGGCTCTGCCACTGGGGGCAATGTTTTTGCACCGATACCTGCCTGGCTGACGAACTTCGCTGCTTTCAACGGCCGTACAGTTGGCTTTCCGATACCGCCGGTCGTCGTGATCTGGATCCTGGTGATCATCGTGACAAATTTTGTGGTGAAAAGAACATGGTTCGGCCGCAGCCTCTATGCTCTGGGAGGCAGCCGGAATGCCGCGGCCAGGCTCATGATAAACGAATTTAGACTGTGGGTTGCTGTGCACGCGATCAGCGGCATCATGTCAGCAATGACCGGCGTGCTTCTGCTCGGCTTTTCTGGTGGCGGCTATGTAGCTGTGGGCGACCCCTATCTTTTCACAACAGTTGCGGCAGTCGTGATCGGCGGCACGTCATTGCTTGGAGGCGCTGGCGGTTACGGTGCAACCGTAATCGGCGCACTTGTCCTGACAGTCCTAACGTCCTTGCTGGTTGGTGTTGGATTGTCGATCCCGGCGCAGCAGGCAATCGTGGGATTGCTTCTCATCCCGATGGTCGCTCTTTATGCCCGTATGCCGCACATTCGGTCCCAGGTCTGA
- a CDS encoding ABC transporter permease: MTLAAYSSGRVSRDSHLVVPAALFMLLVLACIVRSPALFTGTGIAGAVLVAAPLVLATMALTPIVMAGRGAVDLAVGPLLGFINVTLIQWLAGNGITGPVEFFAWAIGIGVAYQLFQAFVIVFVRVAPIIVTLSSYLFLSGINLMVMPRAGGVAPDWLARWGAGVDPFSPILAIVVVALAFWGLLTRTAFHTHLRMTGLDERTAYTSGVRIEAVRFAAHAVGGVFVGLAAICHTALISSGDPIQAGTYTLQAITALVLGGASMAGGRGGAVGALLGALNMFMISRLLATFNFGMYSGYATQMSFGLILIASLLINVLVNSANAPRMR, from the coding sequence ATGACCTTAGCAGCATATTCCTCGGGCCGGGTGTCCCGCGACAGCCATCTTGTCGTTCCGGCGGCTTTGTTCATGCTCCTTGTCCTGGCCTGCATCGTTCGTAGCCCGGCTCTCTTTACCGGCACTGGAATCGCAGGGGCCGTGTTGGTGGCAGCGCCGCTCGTTCTCGCGACAATGGCTCTCACACCCATCGTGATGGCCGGGCGCGGTGCCGTTGATCTGGCTGTAGGGCCGCTTCTTGGCTTCATCAACGTAACGCTGATCCAGTGGCTGGCCGGCAACGGGATTACGGGCCCGGTGGAGTTCTTCGCCTGGGCCATTGGCATCGGCGTCGCCTATCAACTCTTCCAGGCCTTTGTGATCGTCTTCGTGCGCGTCGCGCCGATCATTGTGACCTTAAGCAGCTATCTCTTCCTCAGTGGGATCAACTTGATGGTGATGCCGCGGGCTGGGGGTGTGGCTCCTGACTGGTTGGCCAGATGGGGCGCTGGCGTCGACCCATTTTCGCCGATCCTTGCCATTGTTGTTGTGGCGCTTGCCTTTTGGGGTCTTCTTACGCGCACGGCGTTCCATACGCATCTGCGCATGACCGGCTTGGACGAGCGCACGGCGTATACGAGTGGCGTGCGCATCGAAGCCGTGCGCTTCGCGGCCCATGCCGTTGGCGGCGTCTTCGTCGGGTTAGCCGCGATCTGCCATACCGCACTGATCTCGTCCGGAGATCCGATCCAGGCAGGCACTTATACACTTCAGGCGATCACAGCCTTGGTGCTCGGGGGTGCCAGCATGGCGGGGGGACGGGGTGGAGCGGTCGGTGCGCTCTTGGGTGCGCTCAACATGTTCATGATTTCCCGACTGCTCGCGACGTTCAATTTCGGTATGTACTCAGGCTACGCCACGCAAATGTCTTTCGGCCTCATCCTGATCGCATCGCTCTTGATCAACGTACTCGTGAACAGCGCCAACGCGCCAAGGATGAGGTAG
- a CDS encoding caspase family protein, translating into MASDSGVPGSYKDGRPESRVALVIGNGKYANAPLPNPPRDAQAISEALRKLDFEVIEGTDLSLPEMDGLITSFAEQIRGADVALLYFAGHGLQVKGENYLVPVDAILAHEGQLGHQTFRLQDQLDVMSNRARVSILMLDCCRDNPFVRSLIRGWRDKSRSVMVRPGLAEMDTGDGALIAFATAPGKTASDGAGDHSPYAAALLDHIPTAGQSLTDMLTDVTRAVRLATKNKQTPWFHSSIEEKFYFLPTSTPDLVRHDDLNSYLELTDKLNSTLKVPGNLSISIDRVWVEPRFAAGDEVRLWQLLKQSKAIIVEAAPGFGKSTFSRCFAAALARDRLGIACPYGESWQSAYFGVKRGDGPDFPVLVNLRTVNPELGPAALFRAAVPVIGPDRERQILSLAAEGKVVFILDGLDEAVNNIQRAISLVLDAKAQFPMCVFFVTSRRADFHDLEAAGFVKTKLAAQSTSSGGHMLEKWASSLLQENQVEHFLQGVRKSIASSNTLNDLARVPLFILFTCMTYRQSHSLPESKASLFDRLVTWLLESRSDLRTASGGNIADARKLLEAVGFLLLAAAVDKTSGGVTAESFFSRATTYLPGFPLDQLERAMRTELALSDCIQEDGGHLSFWHNTLRDYFAAKWLARQNKDPGDLAKEILSLALQAEFQECIEFLIGTLAIERNNVVVVVLNMMKPSTGESTAKTINANVLRLRLLEVAFEHGLDIDDADDLRAEYGDSIRSMEDKVKSLSADERISAFQVLGRSGLDKRLAGKPLKRARSFGEPASRIRMGAYPVTVQEFARFVKNDGYESPQWWEDCLDRGSPPFEEPQDWEEQQLLRNVPVVGVSWYEARAYCRWLTSEMRGEAIARLPNLSEWQAASGCPAPMGVPAHMGRLLISAKLEPSAPVGIFPERRGPHGHYDLGGLIWSWLGPERSWSRTRRRRQITVVLPTDLPSRPLLCERKARARQRSSIVGFRVVFETIN; encoded by the coding sequence ATGGCATCTGATTCCGGCGTTCCAGGAAGCTACAAAGATGGGCGGCCAGAATCGCGCGTCGCTCTGGTAATAGGAAACGGCAAATATGCAAACGCACCGCTGCCAAATCCGCCCCGCGACGCGCAGGCGATCTCCGAGGCGTTGCGCAAACTCGATTTTGAAGTAATCGAGGGAACCGACCTATCCCTGCCTGAGATGGACGGCCTGATTACCAGTTTTGCAGAACAGATAAGAGGCGCAGATGTAGCTCTACTTTACTTTGCTGGGCACGGTCTCCAAGTCAAAGGAGAAAACTACTTGGTTCCGGTTGATGCCATTCTAGCACATGAGGGGCAACTCGGCCATCAAACTTTCCGGCTGCAAGATCAGTTGGATGTGATGTCCAATCGAGCAAGGGTTAGCATTCTCATGCTGGACTGCTGTCGTGATAATCCATTCGTGCGTTCGCTCATACGCGGTTGGCGCGACAAGAGCCGGAGCGTGATGGTCAGACCTGGATTGGCTGAAATGGACACGGGCGACGGGGCCCTTATCGCATTCGCAACAGCGCCGGGGAAGACAGCTTCAGACGGCGCTGGAGACCATAGCCCCTATGCGGCAGCGTTGTTAGACCACATCCCGACAGCCGGCCAATCGCTTACCGACATGTTGACTGACGTGACTAGGGCGGTGAGGTTAGCGACAAAGAATAAACAGACACCATGGTTTCATTCGTCAATTGAGGAAAAGTTCTATTTTTTGCCGACATCGACTCCGGACCTAGTTAGACATGATGATCTCAATTCGTATCTGGAGCTTACAGACAAATTAAACAGCACGCTCAAAGTTCCGGGTAATTTGTCGATCTCCATTGATCGGGTGTGGGTTGAGCCGCGGTTTGCTGCAGGAGACGAAGTTCGATTGTGGCAACTGCTGAAGCAGTCCAAGGCGATCATTGTGGAGGCGGCACCGGGGTTTGGAAAGTCCACTTTTTCGCGATGTTTTGCTGCTGCACTAGCACGGGACAGGCTAGGGATTGCGTGCCCCTATGGAGAGTCATGGCAGAGCGCCTATTTCGGGGTCAAGCGAGGCGACGGCCCTGACTTCCCCGTTCTTGTTAATTTGAGAACGGTGAACCCCGAACTAGGACCGGCTGCCCTGTTCCGTGCAGCCGTTCCAGTGATTGGACCCGACCGTGAAAGACAAATCCTTTCACTTGCGGCGGAAGGAAAGGTCGTATTTATCTTGGACGGGCTCGATGAGGCCGTTAACAATATACAGCGGGCCATCAGCCTCGTGCTCGATGCCAAAGCGCAATTCCCAATGTGTGTTTTCTTTGTAACCTCACGGAGAGCCGATTTCCACGACCTAGAGGCTGCGGGATTCGTAAAGACGAAATTGGCAGCCCAGTCCACGAGTTCTGGTGGGCATATGCTGGAGAAATGGGCTTCAAGCTTGCTTCAAGAAAACCAAGTTGAGCACTTTCTGCAGGGAGTGAGAAAGTCAATTGCGTCATCCAATACACTGAACGACCTCGCACGGGTGCCTTTGTTCATCCTTTTCACCTGCATGACCTATAGACAATCGCACTCGCTTCCCGAATCAAAGGCTTCGCTATTTGACCGGCTTGTCACTTGGCTTCTTGAATCGCGCTCTGATCTTCGCACGGCCAGCGGCGGCAACATCGCCGATGCCAGAAAACTGCTTGAGGCAGTTGGATTTCTGCTTTTGGCGGCTGCAGTTGACAAAACTTCGGGGGGTGTGACAGCGGAGAGCTTTTTTTCGAGGGCAACGACTTATTTGCCGGGATTTCCGCTGGACCAGTTGGAACGCGCCATGCGAACTGAACTTGCCCTGTCCGATTGTATTCAGGAGGATGGCGGGCACTTGTCGTTTTGGCACAATACGTTGCGAGATTATTTTGCAGCGAAATGGTTGGCGCGACAGAACAAAGACCCAGGGGATTTAGCGAAGGAGATATTGTCGCTCGCATTACAGGCGGAGTTTCAGGAATGCATTGAATTTTTGATTGGGACTTTAGCGATAGAAAGGAATAACGTTGTAGTTGTTGTTTTAAATATGATGAAGCCATCGACTGGCGAATCAACAGCAAAAACAATAAATGCGAATGTGCTCAGGTTGAGGTTGTTGGAAGTTGCTTTTGAGCACGGGTTGGATATCGATGACGCGGACGACTTACGGGCTGAATATGGTGATTCGATTAGATCGATGGAAGACAAGGTAAAAAGCCTTAGTGCAGACGAGAGGATTTCGGCCTTTCAGGTATTGGGGCGCAGCGGTCTTGATAAGCGCCTAGCGGGAAAACCGCTCAAACGCGCCAGATCTTTCGGGGAGCCTGCATCCCGAATCCGAATGGGCGCATACCCCGTGACCGTTCAAGAGTTTGCTCGTTTTGTGAAGAATGACGGCTACGAAAGTCCGCAGTGGTGGGAAGACTGTCTTGACCGAGGCTCACCACCCTTTGAGGAGCCTCAAGATTGGGAAGAGCAGCAACTGTTACGAAACGTACCAGTTGTAGGCGTAAGTTGGTATGAGGCGCGCGCCTATTGCCGGTGGCTTACCTCCGAAATGCGTGGGGAAGCCATCGCCCGGCTGCCGAATCTTTCGGAGTGGCAAGCTGCATCCGGTTGTCCTGCCCCAATGGGAGTACCAGCCCACATGGGACGCCTATTGATCAGCGCCAAGCTGGAGCCGTCGGCACCGGTCGGCATCTTTCCTGAGAGACGTGGTCCCCATGGACACTATGATCTCGGCGGCCTTATTTGGTCTTGGCTGGGTCCTGAAAGAAGTTGGAGTCGAACACGACGGCGCCGCCAGATAACGGTAGTGCTTCCAACTGACCTGCCTTCGCGTCCGTTGCTTTGTGAGCGTAAGGCGAGGGCAAGGCAGAGGTCGTCTATCGTCGGGTTCCGGGTGGTTTTTGAGACGATAAATTAG
- a CDS encoding aminotransferase yields MLQAAPNSIESRDMLSLIHPQTNLAAHLERGPEVITRGQGVFVFDNNGRRYLECAAGLWCATLGFSSERLAKAAYEQLRTLGYYHNYWHYAHEKSIELAEKLLKIAPVPMSRVLFQNSGSEANDTAIKLAWYHWNARGRPERRKIIGRDLGYHGTTIAAISASGKPDMQLPFSLPLERFIHTLTNHYYKFHEAGETEEAYSARLAQALEELILAEGPETIAAFIAEPLIGAGGAIPPSRGYFEKIQVVLAKYEILFIADEVICGFGRTGYMWGSEAYGLKPDLIACAKGLSAGMLPIAAVLVGPRVYESMLEQSRQHGNFAHGSTYSGHPVATAVALEVLEIYREIDVLSRVRSAGAYMLERLEELRRHPLVGDISGIGLVAGIDLVKDKASRTFFEPAGRVGGLVMRAARERGLLVRVIGDRITLSPPLIITESEIDIIVDELKIVLDQVSATLSSGK; encoded by the coding sequence ATGCTGCAGGCCGCGCCGAATTCCATAGAGTCGCGGGACATGCTCTCGCTGATTCATCCGCAAACTAACCTCGCGGCTCACCTGGAAAGGGGACCAGAAGTTATCACGCGTGGGCAGGGCGTGTTTGTCTTCGACAATAACGGACGTCGCTATCTCGAATGTGCGGCCGGCCTCTGGTGCGCAACGCTTGGCTTTTCCAGCGAGCGCCTGGCAAAGGCGGCTTACGAGCAGCTCCGCACGCTGGGCTATTATCACAACTACTGGCATTACGCTCACGAGAAGAGCATCGAGCTCGCCGAAAAGCTCCTGAAAATCGCGCCGGTCCCAATGTCGCGCGTTCTCTTCCAGAACAGCGGTTCGGAAGCCAATGACACCGCCATCAAGCTTGCCTGGTATCATTGGAATGCGCGGGGACGTCCCGAGCGGCGCAAGATCATTGGCCGAGATCTTGGCTATCACGGTACCACGATTGCCGCGATCAGCGCCTCCGGCAAGCCAGACATGCAGCTTCCCTTCAGCTTGCCGCTGGAGCGGTTCATCCATACGCTGACCAATCACTATTACAAGTTCCATGAGGCGGGGGAGACCGAAGAGGCCTATTCCGCACGGCTGGCCCAAGCGCTCGAGGAGTTGATCCTTGCCGAAGGACCGGAGACCATCGCGGCCTTCATCGCTGAGCCACTCATCGGCGCCGGCGGCGCAATTCCGCCCTCGCGTGGATACTTCGAGAAAATCCAGGTTGTGCTGGCGAAGTATGAGATTCTCTTCATCGCCGATGAAGTGATATGCGGCTTTGGACGCACCGGCTACATGTGGGGCAGTGAGGCCTACGGCCTTAAGCCGGACCTGATCGCATGCGCCAAAGGATTGTCGGCCGGCATGCTTCCGATCGCAGCGGTGCTGGTCGGACCACGCGTCTACGAGTCGATGCTGGAGCAAAGCCGCCAGCATGGCAACTTCGCTCACGGCTCAACTTACTCGGGTCACCCGGTCGCGACCGCGGTCGCGCTTGAGGTGCTGGAAATCTATCGAGAGATCGACGTCCTGAGCCGGGTGAGGTCCGCTGGCGCCTATATGCTTGAGCGACTTGAGGAACTGCGTCGGCATCCCCTGGTCGGCGACATCAGCGGCATCGGTCTCGTCGCCGGCATCGATCTGGTCAAGGACAAGGCTTCGAGGACGTTCTTCGAACCTGCGGGCCGCGTCGGCGGGCTCGTTATGCGTGCGGCGCGCGAGCGCGGTCTGCTGGTCAGGGTCATTGGTGACCGCATTACGCTCTCGCCGCCGCTGATCATCACCGAGTCTGAGATCGACATCATCGTCGATGAACTGAAAATTGTGCTCGACCAAGTCTCGGCGACTCTGTCGAGCGGAAAGTAA